The Centroberyx gerrardi isolate f3 chromosome 8, fCenGer3.hap1.cur.20231027, whole genome shotgun sequence genomic sequence ACGttgttaatttctgtgctgtttttgactgagaactgatcatttcatcattgATACATCTGACTGatctaaccatagtatctggttagctaccactgtcttgttaacacatctgatttataGCTACCATATCGCgtagaagctagtgttagtagtggctagtaaggaaatgttaacattaacagtgGTTGCTTTGCtatattagctagctaacaaattCAAAGAATAACTACttctttgtttgttgtgtgagtTAGGTGAAATTGAGAATGAGGTTCATTTCTTGCTTTACTGTCCTGTCTACGAGGACGTAAGGGATGTACTTTTTAGTAAAATGTCCTCTATTTATGTTGATTTGTAGCTGTATAATAATCTGTacttttgtaatgaaatgtaatgaaatgtatgACCACTGCAACTGTAACTTTGGTGTCTTGTAAACCCATGAGGGTTGGGCACTTTGTGTGCATGACacgaaaataaaagaaaatcaatcaatcaatcttcagGTTAGCAactcagtgttttggagtagagactaagactaaagacaagacagtttaatgtgtcacagtaacctacatttgggaACAAATCTACCTCATCCTTATTATGTCACTtttatttctaacattactgcATGGACCTGCAGCCACACCACAGCAATTGATTtaaggtatctctctttttagCCTAGTTTTTATAAGCTTAGATATTTGCGCACAGACAATTCTTCAAGGGACCTCCCATGATGGAGCCTTGACGTGGTTGATAGGAAATGAAAGGAACAGTTAGTTGGCAGTGTCCAAACCATATCGCCATTGGCACATAATTGGGCTTTGGTTGTCCCTTATGTCTCTAGAAGAAATTCCCTCTACCTGTATGTATGACTATTTCTAAGATGTTCGTTTCTACAGTTGTACTGTTCAACTAATGTATCCTTTCTTCTGTGGCCTGTGTTGTATAATATACAACATATATGTGTAAAGGGTAGGGGGCCTTCCTCAACCTGTGTATCCAATGTCAGCGTTCACACCTGATGAAAGGTATATATGACATGTATGCACATAATGCAGCAAGCGTAACCCACCCTGGTTCCTTCAACACCATAAATGACTCCCCATGAGATTCCAGGTTACATGTGGAGACAGaatttaattcagctttttgggATCTTATGTACCATCCATAATGAAAGATGTTAAATGAATAATGATCACAGTGCTGACATGctgcatttaaaatattttcagcaGAACTCACATTATTCTCTGTGTTCTTACCTTTTGGATGCCACTTGGAATATAGTAATGAATGGTTATTGTTCCATATTTCTCATATCCAGGCAAAGATGACTTGTCTTTGGTGACATCCATTTTCCCTCCTTGTGGTTGTGTTCCTGTTAAAGCGCCATAGAGCTCTCCGCATGTAGGGCAAACCGGTTTGTACTCAAAAGCCTGTTTCAAGCATCCCCTGCAAAATGAGTGCTTGCATCGcaatgtctctttctctgttgttttcatgGCATCCATACAAATTGCGCATGACTCTTCTTCAGGCTGTTTGCTGTGTGTATGCGACGTAGAAGAGATTCTGCTGCTTGGAGTATGTGTTGAACTTCTATGCCTTGGACTAAGAAACTCCTCCAATGCAACAATTTGCACAAAAGCTCCAGTCACTGTTGCTTCATATTTACCGTGTTTTGGTTCAATAAGGAGCTCTGTAAATCTTCTCTGCAAGTCTTTGAGGTCATGTGGATCTACAGTGAGAGATTTAATCTGCAGGTCTGAGGCAATTCTTTGGTAGAATGTAACGAATCTCTCTCTGACAAGATTGGCATGAACTGGGTTGATGTTGCGATGGCATGGTTTGAATGTGACAGTTGTTTTGCCAGTAGGGTTATTGTGTGGTGTTCTCTGGCTATGCTGTCTTTCAATTAAGAAACGGTTTCCTTGAATTCTGTTAAGTTCCTTTGAGTGTTTTTGCTCAATGTAGGTCATAACAACTCCAGCTACCTCAACTGGTTTGACATGAGTGGAAATGTGGTCATCCTGGTGATTTGTGCTTCCATTCTTGGCACTAGTGGAACCACGCCTTAGAGTAGACAGTTTTGTGAAAACGTCATCCATTTCCTCATAGGATCCTTTTACTTGGTAACAGGATCCTTTTTTCTTGGGCTTGTAATCTCTGAGAATCCCCATTAATTGACTTGTATCTTTGTAATCTGCTTCATCAACAGTGACAGTGACCTCTGTGATGAactacaacaaaacaacaaaaaaagatggTTTGAGTTAGCTGCATGATGTATTCCATGTAAATGCAGTATGTTACATATCTTTTACCATTCTAAACCTACACATTTAGCAATTTGGataaacatttttctttctcactgtgCTTAATGAAGGGGATGCACCAATGTGATACTGAGCACTGGTATCGGGCCAACATTGGTCTATGGCATTTAAGTTATTGGAAAGGGAACATTAATATCATTAATACCACATTCATTGACAAATTACTCCAGGCCAAAACATGCTGGGAAGTTGAGGTCAAATATTCAGATATGCTACTAAAACTTAATTTGCGAAACAGGTAAAATGGCTCTGAAACATGTTGGTCTTCCTCAAAGTCCGACACGATTGGCCTATGGTCATTTTCAATCGCAAAGACCGATGGCTATGTGACTAACTAGAGAGCTGCTGAAAGTTTTGATTTTACAAAACTGCAACAGAgacttttaattttttaattgaGATGAAGATCGAGACGAAGGCCTAGGGCTCCGGGTCCTTTCCACAAtaaaattttgaaatgaaataaaaacaaatacccTGAAATTTGGTGGTGTGAATTTTTTGTTCTCATGGTAGTTGGACAGTAAAGTGAAGTCAGCTTGCAGATCCAGGACTCCAGAGTGCGACCATTTAGTCGCATTTTGCGACGATTTTTGGAGATGGTGCGACTAAAATTTGTAACTAAGAGCACCAGTGCGACTTGCAATgctgtgttgtgaaaatgtcgagaaagaagaaactagacattctttcctattttcaacccaatatgagtgataaaacaatttGTTCAAgttaatttaacttgtttctatgaagtagcaccgttatgagtgaagctaggctactgtatttctgcctctcccaccatgttgacattccaaaacagcccaatggaccaAAAGCTAtctgtcaataattctgtctgttttccgacggatcagtgtggccgcagctagtggaattcaacacccgcggcgtgggcctgtacaggatctgtacttcaGTCAGCAGCAGGTGATCCCGTAAAAGAGGCAAAGACATACGCTTTCTGACAGAAATGACTGacacaatttacatttttacatttacattcacacaaTTTGTTGTGCTATGTGATATGCTGGCCACAtactt encodes the following:
- the LOC139924207 gene encoding uncharacterized protein LOC139924207 — protein: MLHYLRRKERLFSMEFITEVTVTVDEADYKDTSQLMGILRDYKPKKKGSCYQVKGSYEEMDDVFTKLSTLRRGSTSAKNGSTNHQDDHISTHVKPVEVAGVVMTYIEQKHSKELNRIQGNRFLIERQHSQRTPHNNPTGKTTVTFKPCHRNINPVHANLVRERFVTFYQRIASDLQIKSLTVDPHDLKDLQRRFTELLIEPKHGKYEATVTGAFVQIVALEEFLSPRHRSSTHTPSSRISSTSHTHSKQPEEESCAICMDAMKTTEKETLRCKHSFCRGCLKQAFEYKPVCPTCGELYGALTGTQPQGGKMDVTKDKSSLPGYEKYGTITIHYYIPSGIQKEEHPNPGQRYEGASRTAYLPDSSEGRKVLELLKQAFNQRLVFTVGQSSTTGRNNLVTWNDIHHKTSTHGGPTYYGYPDPDYLKRVRDELKVKGIE